The genomic region AAGGTCTTGAGAAAATTGGGGGCAACTTGTACCGTATGACAGCGAACGCGAATCCGGATGGGGCACTTGAACCATTGACAGCGAACAGTGCTGAGGACGGAACAGGAGCAATCATTGCCGGACAGCTCGAAATGTCTAATGTGGATCTGACTGGAGAGTTTACTGAAATGATCGTAGCTCAGCGTGGATTCCAGGCGAACTCACGGATCATTACAACGTCGGATGAAATACTTCAGGAAGTTGTTAACCTGAAACGTTAATAGCTGATTGGTGATTTTTAAAATGTGGAGGAGCTTGCTCCTCCCACTCTGATCGAGGGGGCTTAGCATGATTTCGGTTACGCGGTTAAATGGTTCTCCCATGTGGTTAAATGCGCTGATGGTTGAGATTGTGGAAGAGACGCCGGACACGTATATTACTCTGGTAACTGGAAAGAGACTGATTGTGCTTGAGAAAGCCGATGAAGTTATTTCCAAAATTAAAGATTACAACCGTGAAATCGGGGTTCAGGCAGCCACTATCAAAGTGCAGCAAACGGAGGAATCCTGATGAAAAAGATGATGCCCTGGCTTGCAACGATGTTGCTGGCAATAACACTCATTGTGGTGGTTGTGTTTGTATTTATGCAAGGACAGAATGGGAATAAGAATGACACACATACTG from Paenibacillus sp. FSL R5-0341 harbors:
- a CDS encoding flagellar FlbD family protein — translated: MISVTRLNGSPMWLNALMVEIVEETPDTYITLVTGKRLIVLEKADEVISKIKDYNREIGVQAATIKVQQTEES